Proteins encoded in a region of the Vitis riparia cultivar Riparia Gloire de Montpellier isolate 1030 chromosome 7, EGFV_Vit.rip_1.0, whole genome shotgun sequence genome:
- the LOC117917458 gene encoding 3-ketoacyl-CoA synthase 20-like: MFLLGFISNDLLGFLISQSGFILSMAVMVGLTLIAFIMLSIFAFGSSPKIFLLDFACYKPPSSLACTKEMVIERLRRHGNFTDESLKFMKKLMKTSGLGEATYLSEGLLREPLDMSMEATRKEAEMVVFGAVDELLGKTGVKGEEIGIVVVHSSIFNTVPSLASMIVNRYKLGKNVLSYNLSGMGCSAGLLSIGLAKDLLKVHRNSYALVVTTEIITQGCYMGNNPSKLIGNCCFRMGGAAVFLSNRPSDRSSSKYQLIHTVHTNTASSDCSYNCIIQEKDHEGHVGITINKDLLVVVSEIIKSNVATLAPLILPTSERLLYLINYLIRYFHVSSIEPYVPNVKRAVDHFFPHVGAKPILDEVARNLRMSERQMEASRMTLYRFGNTSSSSVWYELAYAEAKGRIKRGDRVWQIAYGSGFKCSSAFWKAIRTIDREKMNPWSDVIDEFPVMDPQSTETFPYAFESSKSK; encoded by the exons ATGTTTCTCCTTGGATTCATATCAAATGACCTCTTAGGGTTTCTGATTAGCCAGTCCGGTTTCATCCTGTCGATGGCCGTCATGGTGGGCTTAACCCTAATTGCTTTTATTATGCTAAGCATTTTCGCCTTTGGGTCTTCCCCTAAAATTTTCTTGCTAGATTTTGCATGCTACAAGCCCCCCAGCTCTCTAGCATGCACTAAGGAAATGGTGATTGAGAGGTTGAGGCGGCATGGAAATTTCACCGACGAGAGTCtgaaattcatgaagaaactaatGAAGACGTCGGGATTAGGCGAGGCCACGTACTTGTCTGAGGGACTGCTTAGGGAGCCCCTGGATATGTCGATGGAGGCGACGAGGAAAGAGGCGGAGATGGTGGTGTTCGGAGCTGTGGATGAGTTACTGGGCAAGACCGGGGTGAAGGGTGAGGAGATAGGGATAGTGGTGGTGCATAGCAGTATTTTTAACACTGTTCCgtctctagcttccatgattgtgAATAGATACAAGCTTGGTAAGAATGTTTTGAGCTACAATCTGAGTGGAATGGGGTGCAGTGCTGGACTCTTATCCATTGGGCTTGCCAAAGACCTTCTCAAG GTGCACCGTAATTCGTATGCGCTAGTGGTGACCACAGAGATTATCACTCAAGGCTGCTACATGGGAAACAATCCATCCAAGCTCATCGGCAATTGTTGCTTTCGTATGGGTGGCGCCGCGGTTTTCCTCTCCAACCGACCCTCCGATCGAAGCAGCTCCAAGTACCAGCTCATCCACACTGTCCACACCAATACCGCAAGCTCTGATTGTTCGTACAACTGCATCATCCAGGAAAAGGACCATGAGGGCCACGTGGGTATTACCATCAACAAAGATCTCTTAGTCGTGGTCTCCGAGATCATTAAATCCAACGTAGCCACATTGGCTCCCCTGATCCTCCCTACATCAGAACGACTCCTCTATCTTATCAACTATTTAATTAGGTATTTCCATGTCTCAAGCATCGAGCCGTATGTGCCAAATGTTAAGCGTGCAGTGGATCATTTCTTCCCTCATGTGGGTGCAAAGCCCATACTGGACGAAGTGGCGAGGAACTTGAGAATGAGTGAAAGACAAATGGAAGCTTCTAGAATGACCTTGTATAGGTTTGGGAATACATCGAGTAGTTCAGTATGGTATGAGCTAGCTTATGCAGAGGCCAAGGGTAGGATCAAGAGGGGTGATCGTGTGTGGCAGATTGCATATGGGTCTGGCTTTAAATGTAGTAGTGCGTTTTGGAAAGCCATTAGGACCATTGATCGTGAGAAAATGAATCCTTGGAGCGATGTGATTGATGAGTTTCCAGTGATGGACCCGCAAAGCACTGAAACATTTCCTTATGCTTTTGAGTCATCAAAATCAAAGTGA
- the LOC117917459 gene encoding 3-ketoacyl-CoA synthase 20-like, producing the protein MFLLGFISNDLLGFLISQSSFILPAAAIMVGLTLIAFMLYLFAFGSSPKIFLLDFACYKPPSSLACTKEMVIERLRLHGNFSDKSLELMKKLMKTSGLGEATYLSEGLLKEPLDMSTEATRKEAEMVVFGAVDELLGKTGVKGEEIGIVVVHSSIFNTVPSLASMIVNRYKLRENVLSYNMSGMGCSAGLLSIGLAKDLLKVHCNSYALVVTTEIITQGCYMGKDPSKLIGNCIFRMGGAAVLLSNRLSDCNDSKYQLIHTVHTNTASSDRSYNCIIQEKDHEGHVGITITKDLLVVASEIIKSNVATLAPLILPASERLLYLINYLIRYFHVASIEPHVPNVKRAVDHFFPHVGAKPILDKVARNLRMSEGQMEASRMTLYRFGNTSSSSVWYELAYAEAKGRIKRGDRVWQIAYGSGFKCSSAFWKAIRTVDREKMNPWSDVIDEFPVVDPHNTEIFPYAFELSKSK; encoded by the exons ATGTTTCTCCTTGGATTCATATCAAACGATCTCTTAGGGTTTCTGATCAGCCAGTCCAGTTTCATCCTGCCGGCGGCGGCCATCATGGTGGGCTTAACCCTAATTGCTTTTATGTTATACCTTTTCGCCTTCGGGTCTTCTCCTAAAATTTTCTTGCTAGATTTTGCATGCTACAAACCCCCCAGCTCTCTAGCATGCACTAAGGAAATGGTGATTGAGAGGTTGAGGCTGCATGGGAATTTCTCTGACAAGAGTCtggaattgatgaagaaactaATGAAGACGTCGGGACTAGGCGAGGCTACGTACTTGTCTGAGGGACTACTTAAGGAGCCGCTGGATATGTCGACGGAGGCGACGAGGAAAGAGGCGGAGATGGTGGTGTTCGGAGCTGTGGATGAGTTACTGGGCAAGACCGGGGTGAAGGGTGAGGAGATAGGGATAGTGGTGGTGCATAGCAGTATTTTTAACACTGTTCCGTCTCTGGCTTCCATGATTGTGAATAGATATAAGCTTCGTGAGAATGTTTTGAGCTACAATATGAGTGGAATGGGGTGCAGTGCTGGACTCTTATCCATCGGGCTTGCCAAAGACCTTCTCAAG GTGCACTGTAATTCGTATGCATTAGTGGTGACTACTGAGATTATCACTCAAGGTTGTTACATGGGGAAAGATCCATCCAAGCTCATCGGCAACTGCATCTTTCGCATGGGTGGCGCCGCAGTTCTCCTCTCCAACCGACTATCTGATTGCAACGACTCCAAGTACCAACTCATCCACACCGTCCACACCAACACTGCAAGCTCTGATCGTTCGTACAATTGCATCATCCAAGAAAAAGACCATGAAGGCCACGTGGGTATCACTATCACCAAAGATCTCTTGGTCGTGGCCTCTGAGATCATTAAATCCAACGTAGCCACACTGGCTCCCTTGATCCTTCCCGCATCAGAACGACTCCTCTATCTTATCAACTATTTAATTAGGTATTTCCATGTCGCAAGCATCGAGCCGCATGTGCCAAATGTCAAGCGTGCAGTGGATCATTTCTTCCCTCATGTGGGTGCAAAGCCCATACTGGACAAAGTGGCGAGGAACTTGAGAATGAGTGAGGGACAAATGGAAGCTTCTAGAATGACCTTGTATAGGTTTGGGAATACATCGAGTAGTTCAGTATGGTATGAGCTAGCTTATGCAGAGGCCAAGGGTAGGATCAAGAGGGGTGATCGTGTGTGGCAGATTGCATATGGGTCTGGCTTTAAATGTAGTAGTGCATTTTGGAAAGCCATCAGGACTGTTGATCGTGAGAAAATGAATCCTTGGAGCGATGTGATTGATGAATTTCCAGTGGTGGACCCGCACAACACTGAAATATTTCCTTACGCTTTTGAGCTGTCAAAGTCAAAGTGA
- the LOC117918359 gene encoding 3-ketoacyl-CoA synthase 2-like translates to MISHAIFVLSFMENHLLMLLTNHPKLNFMLQVTLCLALMAFMLNLFMANPCRKVYLLDFACYKPANSLQCTKEMFLERCRRFGNFSEDSLDFIKKTLERSGLGESTYLPEGLVRFYPPNTCMAEARKEAEMVMFGAVDELLAKTGLKGKEIGIVVVNCTIFNPVPSLSSMIVNRYKLGENVLSYNLGGMGCSGGVRAISLAKHLLQVHHNSYALVLSTENITPNCYMGHDRSKILINCLFRVGAAAILLSNRPSDRRCSKYQLIHTVDTHTASSDRSYNCIFQEEDREGHMGVTVSKDLLAVATIAINSNLASLGRLILPASEKLRFLANYIIRYFHVANIEPYVPNFKSAFDHFLPHPGGKPVLDEVERNLKISEIQMEASRMTLYRFGNVSSSTVWYELAYTEAKGRVKRGDRVWQIAFGSGFKCTSLIWKAMRTVDSGEKMNPWSDEIDEFPVVQPQSTGSFSFFFESFEPT, encoded by the exons ATGATTTCCCACGCTATATTTGTCCTCAGCTTCATGGAAAACCATCTGTTAATGCTCCTAACAAACCACCCGAAGCTTAATTTCATGCTCCAAGTAACACTGTGCCTAGCCCTAATGGCCTTCATGTTAAACCTTTTCATGGCAAACCCTTGTCGGAAAGTCTACTTACTAGACTTCGCATGCTACAAACCAGCCAACTCTTTACAATGCACTAAAGAAATGTTCTTGGAGCGGTGCAGACGATTCGGGAACTTCTCCGAGGACAGCCtggatttcattaaaaaaacgTTAGAGCGATCGGGACTGGGCGAATCCACATACTTACCTGAGGGATTGGTGAGGTTTTACCCTCCGAATACCTGCATGGCAGAGGCGAGAAAAGAGGCCGAGATGGTGATGTTCGGAGCTGTGGACGAGTTACTAGCCAAGACTGGACTGAAGGGTAAGGAGATAGGGATAGTGGTGGTGAATTGCACTATCTTTAACCCGGTGCCATCTCTCTCTTCCATGATTGTGAATAGATACAAGCTTGGTGAGAATGTTTTGAGCTACAATCTTGGTGGGATGGGTTGCAGCGGCGGAGTCAGAGCCATATCCCTTGCCAAACACCTCCTTCAG GTGCACCATAACTCCTATGCACTAGTGCTGAGTACAGAGAACATCACCCCAAATTGCTACATGGGCCATGATCGATCCAAGATTCTTATCAACTGCCTGTTCCGTGTGGGCGCGGCCGCCATCCTCCTCTCCAACCGGCCTTCCGACCGCCGCTGCTCAAAGTACCAGCTCATCCACACCGTCGACACCCACACGGCAAGCTCCGACCGTTCCTACAACTGCATATTCCAAGAAGAGGACCGTGAAGGCCACATGGGTGTCACAGTCAGCAAAGATCTCCTGGCCGTCGCCACCATAGCCATCAACTCCAACTTAGCCTCGCTGGGCCGCCTGATCCTCCCCGCATCGGAAAAGCTCCGATTTCTTGCAAACTACATAATCCGATACTTCCACGTGGCAAACATCGAGCCGTACGTGCCAAATTTCAAGAGCGCGTTTGATCACTTTCTTCCTCATCCTGGTGGGAAGCCTGTACTGGACGAAGTGGAGAGAAACCTGAAAATAAGTGAGATTCAAATGGAAGCATCTAGAATGACACTGTATAGATTTGGGAATGTCTCCAGTAGTACAGTGTGGTATGAGCTAGCCTACACCGAGGCCAAGGGTAGGGTTAAGAGGGGTGATCGTGTGTGGCAGATTGCATTTGGGTCGGGGTTCAAGTGCACTAGTCTCATCTGGAAGGCGATGAGGACCGTTGATAGTGGGGAAAAAATGAATCCTTGGAGCGATGAGATTGATGAGTTTCCAGTGGTGCAGCCGCAGAGCACAGGATCATTCTCCTTCTTTTTTGAGTCGTTCGAACCAACATGA